One window of Candidatus Regiella endosymbiont of Tuberolachnus salignus genomic DNA carries:
- a CDS encoding YfjI family protein, protein MEKEGLLTQIKRSMITGDNTEYLKLLLSNLMRQEPEIPLQPRLYFEDATQEALAFNLSDGWPSASLWSNEAGIVLGSHSMQGNPLRFIALLNQLWDGKSFTAHRKTSDDYTLEHRRLTLNLMMQPILLQKLANQAKGIGRQSGFLARCLLAYPESAMGSRFYQEPPESRKYMAEYEKHLTACLNQTKKLTRQGCHPIPTLFFSRQAKQKWILFFNSLEMGLKNEGLWVDVKDFASKTAENAARLAALFHLFEGAVGDISLVHTEQAIEIVNWHLQEAKRLLAPTSANTRHQDAKMLMQWLLSKGLQQTTPRTIQQSSPVRDKDQRNHALNMLIEHHWIRIQKEGGKTVITINPQAMASWC, encoded by the coding sequence ATGGAAAAAGAAGGATTATTAACGCAAATCAAACGCTCGATGATCACGGGCGATAACACTGAATATTTAAAGTTACTACTGAGTAACCTAATGCGACAAGAACCAGAAATCCCTCTGCAACCTAGGCTTTATTTCGAGGATGCAACTCAGGAAGCACTGGCTTTTAACCTATCGGATGGTTGGCCAAGCGCTTCCCTTTGGAGTAACGAGGCTGGGATTGTTCTAGGTAGCCACAGCATGCAAGGAAATCCATTACGATTTATCGCACTATTAAATCAACTGTGGGACGGCAAATCATTCACTGCTCATCGCAAAACCAGCGATGACTATACACTTGAACATCGTCGACTCACCTTAAATTTGATGATGCAGCCGATCCTATTACAAAAACTCGCCAATCAGGCTAAGGGGATTGGCAGACAAAGTGGTTTTTTAGCGCGCTGCCTACTCGCCTATCCCGAAAGCGCCATGGGCAGCCGATTTTATCAGGAGCCGCCTGAATCTAGAAAATATATGGCAGAGTATGAAAAACACCTTACAGCTTGCCTGAATCAAACAAAGAAGCTGACCCGCCAAGGTTGTCACCCTATCCCAACATTATTTTTTAGTCGACAGGCCAAACAAAAGTGGATCCTTTTTTTCAACAGCCTTGAGATGGGGCTTAAAAACGAAGGACTGTGGGTTGATGTAAAAGATTTTGCCAGTAAAACGGCGGAAAATGCCGCGCGTCTAGCCGCCCTTTTCCATTTATTTGAAGGTGCTGTCGGTGATATTAGTCTTGTGCATACCGAACAAGCTATTGAAATCGTTAACTGGCACTTGCAGGAAGCAAAACGATTACTTGCGCCAACATCCGCTAATACCCGTCATCAAGATGCTAAAATGCTCATGCAATGGCTACTATCCAAAGGATTGCAACAAACTACCCCTCGGACAATTCAGCAGTCCAGTCCCGTACGCGACAAAGATCAACGTAACCATGCATTAAACATGTTGATTGAACATCATTGGATCAGAATACAAAAAGAGGGTGGCAAGACAGTAATTACAATCAACCCGCAGGCAATGGCGTCATGGTGCTAG
- a CDS encoding VOC family protein, producing the protein MTVSPKPNLQLVYVSDIERSVAFYKTIFNADPVFSSPRYVTFAADDSGKALFTVWTGGTTPEIATPRFSEIGILLPSNEDVDRLFEKWEKNDNINIVKKPYNEVFGRTFLVKDPDGHIIRVSPVDLD; encoded by the coding sequence GTGACAGTATCCCCTAAACCCAACCTTCAGCTTGTTTACGTATCGGATATCGAACGTTCGGTAGCATTCTACAAAACTATTTTCAATGCTGATCCCGTGTTTTCGAGCCCACGCTATGTGACATTTGCCGCTGACGACAGCGGTAAAGCACTGTTTACCGTTTGGACAGGTGGAACAACCCCAGAGATTGCTACTCCTCGGTTCTCTGAGATCGGCATTCTCTTGCCATCTAACGAAGATGTAGATCGCCTCTTTGAGAAATGGGAAAAGAACGACAACATTAATATTGTGAAGAAACCCTACAATGAAGTCTTTGGTCGTACTTTCCTGGTTAAAGACCCCGATGGTCATATTATTCGAGTATCTCCCGTAGACTTGGATTAG
- a CDS encoding GNAT family N-acetyltransferase yields the protein MNIDRQVFAQRRLGQLTWVAVLEKTIIGFTSLGPEGHLDMLFVHPAYQGKGVASLLLAATEQDAANNGVLLLFTEASITARPFFEKKGFQFLSQQHVFRF from the coding sequence TTGAATATTGATCGCCAGGTGTTTGCTCAACGCCGCCTCGGTCAGCTAACGTGGGTGGCTGTACTCGAAAAAACAATAATTGGGTTTACGAGTCTCGGACCTGAAGGTCATCTTGATATGTTGTTTGTACATCCGGCTTACCAGGGTAAGGGAGTGGCTTCTTTACTTCTGGCTGCCACTGAACAAGATGCTGCTAACAATGGTGTTTTACTGCTGTTTACTGAAGCCAGCATTACTGCAAGGCCATTTTTCGAAAAGAAAGGCTTCCAGTTCCTGTCTCAACAACACGTTTTCCGATTTTAA
- a CDS encoding GNAT family N-acetyltransferase, protein MRKRFLVLEDQLLDPHRHNRQSFTCGVAELDEYIHRFAVQQSKKGIAVVRVLVDTDVPESILGYYSLSAAQIDVIQMDERTQRKLPRYPVPCFRLGRLATHSAHRRRGLGRLLIGCAVERCLEAKKQVAAYALVVGAKGERAKAFYEHYGFTSCRDHPMTLYLSLGT, encoded by the coding sequence TTGCGCAAAAGGTTTCTCGTGCTTGAAGATCAATTACTCGATCCACATCGTCATAACCGCCAATCCTTTACCTGCGGCGTTGCTGAGCTTGACGAATATATTCATCGTTTCGCCGTACAACAAAGCAAAAAAGGTATTGCCGTAGTACGTGTGTTGGTCGACACTGACGTACCTGAGAGCATATTGGGTTACTACAGTTTGAGCGCCGCTCAAATCGATGTGATTCAAATGGATGAACGTACACAGCGAAAACTACCGCGTTACCCAGTGCCGTGCTTTCGCCTAGGACGTTTAGCGACACATTCTGCCCATCGCAGGCGTGGCTTGGGACGACTCCTCATTGGGTGTGCCGTTGAGCGTTGTTTAGAGGCGAAGAAACAGGTAGCTGCATATGCTTTGGTGGTCGGTGCAAAGGGAGAACGAGCCAAAGCGTTCTATGAGCATTACGGATTTACCTCCTGCCGTGATCACCCGATGACCCTTTATCTATCACTTGGTACATGA
- the tnpA gene encoding IS200/IS605 family transposase, with translation MTKKINIRRGRHCSFIMHVHLVFVAKYRRNIFDQDAIEKLRGYFTSVCIDFDVELVEMDGERDHVHLLINYPPKLPVSSLVNSLKGVSSRLLRRDRPDIAERYYYKGALWTPSYFASSCGGAPISIIRQYIEQQKTPS, from the coding sequence ATGACAAAAAAAATTAATATTCGTCGAGGAAGACACTGCTCTTTCATTATGCATGTTCATTTGGTGTTTGTTGCCAAGTATCGACGCAACATATTTGATCAGGATGCTATTGAGAAACTGCGAGGCTATTTCACCAGCGTATGCATTGACTTTGATGTTGAATTGGTTGAGATGGACGGTGAGCGAGATCACGTTCACTTGCTGATCAACTATCCACCCAAGCTCCCGGTATCCAGTCTGGTTAACAGTCTTAAGGGGGTATCCAGCAGGCTACTGCGCCGAGATCGTCCAGATATTGCCGAGCGATACTACTACAAAGGCGCTCTATGGACACCAAGCTATTTTGCTAGCAGCTGTGGAGGGGCACCAATATCCATCATCAGGCAATACATTGAACAACAGAAAACACCAAGTTAG
- a CDS encoding GNAT family N-acetyltransferase, whose translation MGKITAPVLLSAEYDTTSFNSGVLSLDEWLIKRALKNQNTGASRTFVICENNRVAGYYALATGSVERWVVQNSIARNMPDPIPVIVLGRLAIDRQYQRRRLGAALLKDAMLRTLSVAQSVGVRCLLVHAISEEAKKFYLNYGFLVSPIEPMTLILPIQHIKGYFTE comes from the coding sequence TTGGGAAAAATAACGGCTCCAGTACTGCTCAGTGCTGAGTACGATACAACCTCATTTAATAGTGGGGTGCTTTCTCTGGATGAATGGCTTATCAAGCGTGCATTGAAAAACCAGAACACCGGAGCCAGCCGGACTTTTGTCATTTGTGAGAATAACAGGGTAGCAGGTTACTATGCCCTCGCGACCGGTAGTGTTGAACGATGGGTCGTGCAAAATTCAATCGCTCGAAATATGCCTGATCCAATACCTGTCATTGTGTTGGGAAGATTAGCTATTGATAGGCAATATCAACGGCGGCGGTTGGGTGCTGCCTTGCTCAAAGACGCTATGTTGCGAACGTTATCTGTTGCTCAAAGTGTGGGTGTTAGATGTCTATTGGTGCATGCTATTTCAGAGGAAGCCAAGAAATTTTATCTAAACTATGGCTTCCTAGTATCACCTATCGAACCCATGACTTTAATTTTGCCCATCCAGCATATCAAAGGCTATTTTACAGAGTAG
- the istB gene encoding IS21-like element helper ATPase IstB: MMEMENLLIRLKMDYLGDALESLCEEATKKALNYREFLQQALAQEWNGRHQKGLESRLKQARLPWIKTLEQFDFTFQPSIDRKIIRELAGLRFVEHHENVILLGPPGVGKTHLAIALAVKAATAGHRVLFMPLDRLCCTLMKAKQENRLERQLQQLCYARVLILDEIGYLPMNREEASLFFRLLSRRYEKASIILTSNKSFTDWGDVFGDHILATAILDRLLHHSTTLNIKGESYRLKNKRKAGMLPIKTTDIIQAPGIETQQEN, from the coding sequence CTGATGGAAATGGAAAACTTGTTGATACGGTTAAAAATGGATTACCTGGGCGATGCGTTGGAGAGTTTATGTGAAGAAGCCACCAAGAAAGCACTGAACTACCGTGAATTTCTCCAGCAGGCATTAGCCCAGGAATGGAACGGGCGTCACCAAAAAGGCTTGGAATCGCGGTTAAAACAAGCACGTTTGCCGTGGATAAAAACCTTGGAGCAATTTGACTTTACTTTCCAACCAAGTATAGACAGGAAAATTATCCGCGAGCTGGCGGGGCTGAGGTTTGTCGAACATCATGAAAACGTCATTTTGTTAGGCCCACCTGGGGTAGGGAAAACGCATTTGGCGATAGCGCTGGCTGTCAAGGCAGCTACAGCTGGGCATCGGGTATTGTTTATGCCTCTGGATAGACTCTGCTGTACCTTAATGAAGGCAAAGCAAGAAAACCGTCTGGAACGCCAACTTCAGCAACTGTGCTATGCCAGGGTATTAATACTGGATGAAATCGGGTATTTACCGATGAATCGCGAAGAAGCTAGCCTATTTTTCAGGTTATTGAGCCGTCGTTATGAAAAGGCGAGCATCATTCTCACATCAAATAAAAGTTTTACTGATTGGGGGGACGTATTCGGTGATCACATTTTAGCAACTGCGATTTTAGACAGGCTTTTACATCATTCAACCACATTGAATATTAAAGGAGAAAGCTATCGACTCAAAAATAAACGCAAAGCAGGCATGTTGCCTATAAAAACGACTGATATTATCCAGGCGCCTGGAATAGAAACCCAACAGGAAAATTAG
- the istA gene encoding IS21 family transposase, which yields MLRREDHYMIKQRHQQGAFIVDIAHQIGCSEKTVRRHISYPAPPTAKRGKKQVAKLEPFKDYIDSRLSEQVWNAAVIFEEIREKGYRGGSAMLRRYIHPKRPLRASKNTVRFETLPGYQLQHDWGEIIVEVAGSACTVNFAVNTLGFSRRFHVFAAPKQDAEHTYESLVRSFNYFGGSVKNVLVDNQKAAVIKHGQNGHIEFNAGFLQLANHYGFSPRACKPYRPQTKGKTERMVGYVKHNFFTRYRQFESFAHVNQLLAMWLAKVADQRHLRQFKQTPENRFAEEKIALMPLPATDFDTSYFDLRQVAWDSYIDVRGNRYSVPSFWCGRAVNIRIGLDNTLRIYGDEQLLATHLLQEVTQGWQKVPEHHQALWQQVNRVASRSLSVYEELL from the coding sequence ATGCTAAGAAGAGAGGACCACTACATGATAAAACAACGCCATCAACAGGGGGCATTTATTGTTGATATTGCCCATCAGATAGGGTGTTCAGAAAAAACGGTGAGACGGCACATTAGCTATCCTGCGCCGCCAACAGCAAAACGCGGTAAAAAACAGGTTGCTAAACTCGAGCCCTTTAAAGACTACATCGATTCAAGGTTGAGTGAACAGGTTTGGAATGCGGCGGTTATTTTTGAGGAAATCCGTGAAAAAGGCTACCGGGGTGGGAGTGCGATGCTCCGACGTTATATACATCCCAAACGTCCGCTCAGGGCCTCGAAAAACACGGTACGCTTTGAAACCCTCCCCGGTTATCAACTTCAACACGATTGGGGAGAAATCATCGTTGAGGTGGCAGGCTCTGCCTGTACGGTTAATTTTGCCGTTAATACGCTCGGTTTTTCGCGTCGCTTTCATGTCTTTGCTGCCCCTAAGCAAGATGCTGAGCACACGTATGAATCGCTGGTTCGCAGCTTCAATTACTTCGGTGGCAGCGTAAAAAATGTCTTGGTAGATAACCAAAAAGCCGCTGTTATCAAACATGGACAAAATGGCCACATCGAGTTCAATGCGGGCTTCCTGCAACTGGCTAATCACTATGGGTTTAGCCCTCGCGCCTGTAAGCCTTATCGACCGCAAACGAAAGGCAAAACCGAACGGATGGTGGGCTATGTTAAACACAATTTTTTCACTCGCTACCGTCAGTTTGAGAGTTTCGCTCATGTTAATCAACTGCTAGCGATGTGGCTGGCGAAAGTGGCAGACCAGCGTCATCTTCGTCAATTCAAGCAGACACCGGAAAATCGTTTTGCTGAGGAAAAAATAGCCTTGATGCCACTCCCTGCGACTGATTTCGATACCAGCTACTTCGACCTACGACAAGTGGCATGGGACAGCTATATCGATGTCAGAGGTAATCGCTATAGCGTGCCTTCATTCTGGTGTGGTCGTGCGGTTAATATTCGTATCGGTTTAGATAATACGCTACGTATTTACGGCGATGAGCAACTGCTCGCGACGCATCTCTTGCAGGAGGTAACGCAGGGCTGGCAAAAGGTGCCAGAACATCATCAAGCCCTTTGGCAACAGGTCAATCGAGTAGCGTCTCGTTCGCTCAGTGTGTATGAGGAGCTACTCTGA
- a CDS encoding calcium-binding protein — protein sequence MQGYGYTRGIQDLINYNRLLNRTDLTQEEKRDLRFERNFAIASLTSNFLIDGSQYGLAKLGGYLARTGPTPVIEIAQCGLRPFAPFLASRLGASRATVGLEILGSRLGQISFNAGSKFARMGAPALGVLASGFDIYNAYRSFSQLAQTTDPEIRQDLMVNGSLSVLGAAVGIGVNIAFAIGGTAAVVAGPLGLALGAAIIASAQIYSAVRQIEAIKRHITLTTIESWENGWRLFLGENLTPEVQRRWTEQVEKPAIRQEYDKLLEKYADTLLKQASPLQRLESYYYSRGDFHLKEYVKRELDLSVVGLLQNATPYYLVLNGGFTYKDSVSFIPTQLYGINDFVDANAPLSPASTVRKAVLAHPPQEALADSEEMVALFDLGDGDDIAIGHRNKRNSFNINIGAGRKNYTGGRLSDIFYLDCTAMPANPSRLDGGSALASDSNAPFSPTKEHDTLVARGKPLAAYGYLIDLKRGEIRYRGITGLVAEVFNIEHVIGHRETHDVLIGNEDNNQLDGQGGEDKLFGLGGDDVLTLAAGEANGGTGIDTYCILQNSQEKDVEISLSDSELAGEVSNIMLSHHVDQIESIRIISGGDGDERYPVKVAIRLRNNNGTHTTLLLKDAYQRNNENSKYLTLANRYLLSTRDGVLLLSGWPDSIAQDDEGNGSFSPIFNAQYSIAHDHRASSLNFFKAPQPADSPIRLAQNNGQGKITVAGATLSLPTFMQLVAEDTPFNDYLVGDNANNQLHSRRGNDQLQGKGGTDSYIIHLDENQGDTPRMIWIDNEDPHPNPQSDWLILPVAIEQISKISQVGNDIVLSHASPALGQFKIGLRNFMLDARYRHITVVDKRGGSYTLDVDEQGQAYLGQKQSEIQATERDDSILLSGAIILAEGSFHALAGDDTVFDSSECDRRLYGDAGNDILIASRSGRKTLEGGEGDDQLFSDVGNDILLGGTGNDQLMGGEGDDTYRYGQGDGDDLINDAGGHDTLLFDEGITHNDLRFKRAGNDLQITFLAKDTDRITVKHYFKSSAFQIEKIKMGRDEMRGDDIARLVQMIPSFPSSEREATSSVNPSLFTRDPNLAANPLSSH from the coding sequence ATGCAAGGTTATGGCTACACCCGCGGGATACAGGATCTGATTAACTATAACCGGCTGCTCAATCGCACTGATTTGACCCAGGAAGAAAAGCGGGATTTACGCTTTGAACGCAATTTCGCTATCGCCTCACTGACATCTAACTTTTTGATTGATGGTAGCCAATACGGCCTGGCTAAATTGGGGGGCTATCTGGCGCGTACAGGACCTACGCCGGTTATCGAGATTGCACAATGTGGCCTCAGACCCTTTGCGCCTTTTCTTGCTAGCAGGCTGGGCGCGAGTCGGGCAACCGTGGGACTGGAGATATTAGGCTCTCGCCTCGGGCAGATTAGCTTCAATGCGGGGAGCAAATTCGCCAGAATGGGCGCGCCTGCGTTAGGTGTATTGGCGAGCGGCTTTGACATTTACAATGCTTACCGATCATTTTCCCAATTGGCGCAGACCACTGATCCCGAAATTCGGCAAGATCTGATGGTGAATGGCTCACTTTCGGTGCTGGGAGCGGCGGTTGGCATCGGGGTGAATATTGCCTTTGCCATTGGCGGAACCGCCGCTGTGGTTGCAGGCCCCTTGGGTCTTGCGCTGGGCGCGGCGATTATCGCCAGTGCTCAAATTTATTCCGCCGTGCGCCAGATTGAAGCCATCAAGCGACATATCACACTGACGACCATTGAAAGCTGGGAGAATGGTTGGCGGCTATTTTTAGGGGAAAATTTGACACCCGAGGTGCAGAGACGGTGGACAGAACAGGTAGAGAAGCCAGCAATACGTCAAGAATATGACAAGTTATTAGAAAAATATGCGGATACATTGCTGAAACAAGCTTCTCCCTTACAACGGCTCGAGAGTTACTATTACAGTCGGGGTGATTTCCATCTGAAGGAATACGTTAAAAGAGAGCTGGATCTTAGCGTGGTAGGTCTTCTACAAAATGCGACACCTTATTATTTGGTGCTTAATGGCGGTTTTACGTATAAAGATAGCGTAAGTTTTATCCCAACTCAGCTTTATGGTATCAATGATTTCGTTGATGCCAATGCGCCGCTTTCCCCGGCCAGCACCGTCAGAAAAGCGGTTTTAGCCCATCCTCCACAGGAGGCGCTCGCTGACAGTGAAGAGATGGTGGCTCTGTTTGATCTCGGTGACGGTGACGATATCGCTATCGGTCATCGCAACAAAAGAAATAGTTTTAATATTAATATCGGCGCGGGGAGAAAAAATTATACCGGCGGCCGATTATCGGATATTTTCTATCTGGACTGCACGGCGATGCCTGCTAATCCGAGTCGACTGGATGGCGGCAGTGCATTAGCCAGCGATTCAAATGCCCCCTTTTCTCCGACAAAAGAGCACGACACGCTGGTTGCCCGTGGCAAACCGCTGGCCGCTTACGGTTATCTCATCGATCTTAAACGGGGTGAGATCCGCTATCGAGGCATAACAGGTCTGGTCGCTGAGGTTTTTAATATTGAGCATGTTATCGGACATCGTGAAACCCATGATGTGCTGATAGGAAATGAGGATAACAATCAGCTTGATGGTCAAGGAGGGGAAGACAAGCTGTTTGGCCTGGGAGGAGATGATGTATTGACATTGGCGGCAGGGGAGGCCAATGGCGGCACTGGCATAGATACTTACTGTATTTTGCAAAATTCACAAGAAAAAGACGTCGAAATCTCATTAAGTGACAGTGAATTGGCAGGAGAAGTGAGTAATATCATGCTCAGTCATCATGTCGATCAGATAGAATCTATTCGTATCATTTCAGGGGGCGATGGAGATGAGAGATACCCGGTAAAGGTCGCGATCAGGCTGCGCAATAACAATGGCACACACACCACGCTGTTATTAAAGGACGCTTACCAGCGTAATAATGAAAACAGCAAATATCTCACCTTAGCTAACCGCTACCTGCTGTCAACCCGTGACGGGGTATTATTGCTCTCGGGATGGCCAGACAGTATCGCGCAAGATGATGAGGGCAATGGGTCGTTTTCGCCGATTTTTAACGCGCAATACAGCATTGCACATGATCACCGAGCCAGCAGCCTGAATTTCTTTAAGGCTCCGCAACCGGCAGATAGCCCTATTCGCTTGGCGCAGAATAATGGCCAGGGAAAAATTACGGTCGCGGGTGCCACACTATCGCTGCCGACCTTTATGCAATTGGTGGCGGAAGATACGCCTTTTAATGATTATTTGGTGGGCGACAATGCCAATAATCAGTTACATAGCCGCCGGGGAAATGACCAGTTGCAGGGAAAAGGCGGTACTGATAGCTACATTATCCATCTTGACGAAAACCAAGGTGACACGCCCAGAATGATCTGGATCGATAATGAGGATCCTCACCCCAATCCCCAGTCAGATTGGTTGATCTTGCCGGTAGCGATTGAGCAAATCAGTAAAATCAGCCAGGTAGGTAACGATATTGTGTTAAGTCACGCCAGCCCGGCCTTGGGTCAATTTAAAATTGGTCTGCGCAACTTTATGCTCGACGCGCGTTACCGTCATATCACGGTGGTGGATAAACGGGGGGGTTCCTACACTTTGGATGTGGATGAACAGGGTCAGGCTTATCTTGGTCAGAAACAAAGTGAAATTCAGGCAACGGAGCGCGATGACAGTATTCTGTTATCGGGCGCCATCATCCTGGCAGAAGGGAGTTTCCATGCACTGGCCGGTGACGACACGGTTTTTGATAGCAGCGAATGTGATCGCAGGTTATATGGCGATGCGGGCAACGATATATTAATAGCCAGTCGATCAGGCAGAAAAACCCTCGAAGGAGGGGAAGGCGATGATCAACTGTTTAGTGATGTCGGAAACGATATTCTGCTAGGCGGTACCGGCAATGATCAGCTGATGGGCGGTGAAGGGGATGATACCTATCGTTATGGCCAGGGGGATGGTGATGATCTGATTAATGATGCAGGCGGCCATGATACTTTGCTCTTTGATGAAGGGATAACCCACAATGATTTGCGGTTTAAAAGAGCAGGAAACGACTTGCAAATTACATTCCTTGCCAAGGATACCGACAGGATAACCGTTAAGCACTACTTCAAATCATCTGCTTTTCAAATTGAGAAAATAAAGATGGGCAGAGATGAAATGCGCGGTGATGATATCGCGCGATTAGTGCAGATGATCCCTTCATTCCCTTCGTCTGAACGGGAAGCTACGTCATCTGTGAATCCGAGTCTATTCACCCGTGACCCAAATTTAGCAGCAAATCCGTTGTCATCACATTAA
- a CDS encoding type II toxin-antitoxin system RelE/ParE family toxin — protein MNEIRHYIDNNGNDPFDEWREQIRDTKARIAIDRRIMRVELGNFGDHKLLREGVWELRIDIGPGYRVYYAKAGLTIVLLLCGGDKRKQDADITRACEYWREWKSKSG, from the coding sequence ATGAATGAAATACGACACTACATCGATAACAATGGAAACGACCCTTTTGATGAGTGGCGTGAGCAGATACGCGACACCAAGGCTAGGATTGCTATTGACCGACGTATCATGCGTGTAGAGCTAGGCAATTTCGGCGACCACAAGCTTTTACGTGAAGGCGTCTGGGAGTTACGCATCGATATTGGTCCTGGCTATCGAGTCTATTACGCTAAAGCTGGCTTGACGATAGTTCTGCTGCTCTGCGGTGGAGACAAACGCAAGCAGGATGCAGACATAACCCGCGCATGTGAATATTGGCGCGAATGGAAAAGCAAGAGCGGATAG
- a CDS encoding DUF1778 domain-containing protein, protein MSTTARFDLKMDINEKKVVSRAAALVGTTMAAFVRAAAKEKARELLDRESRITMSDQDFQAFTSALNVAFSPNAALQNAISIAQKVSRA, encoded by the coding sequence ATGTCTACCACTGCCCGATTTGATTTAAAAATGGATATCAATGAAAAAAAGGTTGTTTCTCGCGCTGCGGCTTTAGTAGGCACCACGATGGCTGCATTTGTACGAGCCGCCGCCAAAGAAAAAGCGCGCGAACTGTTAGATAGAGAATCCCGCATCACGATGTCAGATCAAGATTTCCAGGCATTCACGTCAGCGCTTAATGTGGCATTTTCACCTAATGCCGCGTTGCAAAACGCAATAAGTATTGCGCAAAAGGTTTCTCGTGCTTGA
- a CDS encoding aminoglycoside 6-adenylyltransferase yields the protein MKSQDEDLEAIVKWAKNADGVQALIQTGSLARNDNSADILSDIDIEIITSNPEVLMNDDQWMNKIGELITVLRLDPNSDQEWATRLAIYRDGVKVDFTLAGIERVRGMADEGKLCELYERGYRILLDKTAITAGLPATSYGFPGRTLPSQYSFRTSVEEFWFEAFHIPKYLARGELWMVKLRDNTMKELLLCMLEWHAIACSPKPVDIWHNGLRMHEWVAPQTWIELQETFGQFDATDAQRAFEATIQLYGRLGREVAEYTGLCYPQECENRIKTLNRKLLSQHPEVIR from the coding sequence ATGAAGTCTCAAGATGAGGATCTGGAAGCGATTGTCAAATGGGCGAAGAACGCCGACGGTGTACAGGCATTGATTCAAACCGGCTCCCTGGCAAGGAATGATAATTCTGCGGATATTCTTTCAGACATTGATATCGAAATCATCACATCCAACCCTGAAGTCCTGATGAACGATGACCAATGGATGAATAAAATTGGCGAGCTGATTACTGTGCTGCGCCTCGATCCTAATAGTGATCAGGAATGGGCAACCCGCCTCGCCATTTATCGCGATGGTGTGAAAGTTGATTTCACACTGGCTGGCATTGAGCGTGTTCGCGGTATGGCTGACGAAGGAAAGCTCTGTGAACTTTATGAACGTGGTTATCGTATCCTGCTCGACAAAACGGCGATAACCGCGGGACTACCAGCAACATCATATGGCTTTCCCGGCAGGACTCTGCCATCACAATATTCATTCAGAACCTCGGTTGAAGAATTCTGGTTTGAAGCCTTTCATATTCCTAAGTATCTTGCCCGCGGTGAACTCTGGATGGTTAAGCTACGTGATAATACGATGAAAGAGCTCTTGTTGTGTATGCTGGAATGGCATGCCATTGCCTGCAGCCCTAAACCTGTAGATATCTGGCATAACGGTTTACGTATGCATGAATGGGTTGCCCCACAAACGTGGATTGAGCTGCAGGAAACTTTTGGGCAGTTTGACGCGACTGATGCACAACGCGCATTTGAGGCAACGATACAGCTATATGGGCGGCTTGGTCGGGAAGTTGCGGAATATACCGGCCTCTGCTACCCACAGGAATGCGAAAACCGTATAAAAACGCTTAATCGGAAGCTTTTATCGCAGCATCCGGAGGTGATACGCTGA
- a CDS encoding DUF1778 domain-containing protein, with product MYRTAPINMRVKPSQHALLTKAAALLHKDRSAFILDVACREAENILLDQRLFCLNEEKFKAFEAALVTPLASNAKLKALLTELSPWEK from the coding sequence ATGTACAGAACAGCACCGATCAACATGCGTGTTAAGCCCAGCCAGCATGCATTATTAACCAAAGCCGCTGCGCTCCTTCATAAGGATAGAAGTGCTTTTATTCTGGATGTTGCCTGCCGAGAAGCAGAAAATATCCTCTTGGATCAGCGTCTTTTCTGTTTGAATGAAGAGAAATTTAAGGCATTCGAAGCCGCGCTAGTTACTCCTCTCGCTAGCAACGCCAAGCTTAAGGCGTTATTAACGGAGCTATCACCTTGGGAAAAATAA
- a CDS encoding DNA-binding protein: MKDRSHDDAMAEIFRKDPAYAAELLNDILEDGEQAELLVAMRQMAKAFGGVRRVAKEAELNSNQLYRTLSARGNPEIRSLNAILRVMGLRLAVQPITTN; this comes from the coding sequence ATGAAAGACAGATCACACGACGATGCAATGGCCGAAATATTCCGTAAAGACCCTGCTTATGCAGCTGAGCTGCTTAATGACATCCTCGAAGACGGTGAACAAGCCGAATTACTGGTTGCTATGCGCCAGATGGCTAAAGCTTTCGGTGGTGTTCGCCGGGTGGCAAAGGAGGCTGAGTTGAATTCAAACCAGCTCTATCGCACTTTATCTGCGAGGGGTAATCCAGAAATCAGAAGTTTAAACGCGATTTTACGTGTTATGGGCTTGCGTCTTGCTGTTCAACCTATCACTACTAATTAA